In Kineococcus rhizosphaerae, a single window of DNA contains:
- a CDS encoding helix-turn-helix transcriptional regulator, whose translation METLGTALRRWRDRLSPLDVGLPGRAGRRAAGLRREELADLAGLSVDYVVRLEQGRATSPSAQVVASLTRALQLDRAERDHAYRLAGLLPPADGTVSHHVPAGVQRVLARLQEFPVGVFGADWTLLSWTPAWTALIGNPAGLEPGGRNLVRAVFTEGPDGLARWPVRHADAGLPAALVADLRTALVDHPRDRGLHDLVEELRRDSPEFSRLWDSGAVGRHVSSRKTIEHPEVGDVTCDCDVLTTPGSDVRLVVYSAAAGSPDAEKLEFLRVTGGQLAGAPSSPAPAAPPTS comes from the coding sequence GTGGAGACCCTCGGCACCGCCCTGCGCCGCTGGCGCGACCGGCTCTCGCCCCTGGACGTGGGGCTGCCCGGGCGGGCCGGGCGCCGGGCGGCCGGGTTGCGCCGCGAGGAGCTGGCCGACCTGGCCGGCCTGTCGGTGGACTACGTGGTGCGCCTGGAGCAGGGCCGGGCGACGAGCCCCTCGGCGCAGGTCGTCGCCTCGCTGACCCGTGCGCTGCAGCTGGACCGGGCCGAACGCGACCACGCCTACCGCCTCGCCGGGTTGCTGCCCCCAGCGGACGGGACGGTCTCCCACCACGTGCCCGCCGGGGTGCAGCGCGTGCTGGCCCGGCTGCAGGAGTTCCCGGTCGGGGTGTTCGGCGCCGACTGGACGTTGCTGTCGTGGACGCCGGCGTGGACGGCGCTCATCGGGAACCCGGCGGGGCTGGAACCCGGGGGCCGCAACCTGGTCCGCGCGGTGTTCACCGAGGGCCCCGACGGCCTGGCGCGCTGGCCGGTCCGCCACGCCGACGCCGGGCTGCCGGCCGCGCTGGTCGCGGACCTGCGCACCGCGCTCGTCGACCACCCCCGCGACCGGGGCCTGCACGACCTCGTCGAGGAGCTGCGCCGGGACAGCCCCGAGTTCTCCCGGCTGTGGGACTCCGGCGCCGTGGGGCGGCACGTGTCGTCCCGCAAGACGATCGAGCACCCCGAGGTCGGGGACGTGACGTGCGACTGCGACGTCCTGACGACCCCGGGCTCGGACGTGCGGCTCGTCGTCTACAGCGCCGCGGCGGGTTCGCCCGACGCCGAGAAGCTGGAGTTCCTGCGCGTCACGGGTGGGCAGCTCGCCGGCGCGCCGTCCAGTCCAGCACCCGCTGCGCCTCCCACGTCGTGA
- a CDS encoding PHP domain-containing protein — MDPVQALRRTAFLLERERASSFRVQAFRGAAAALLALDADEFDARLAAGTLADLKGVGKASAEIVTQAAAGGTPDRLAALEAAAGPLVEGGEGLRAQLRGDLHAHTDASDGGSPLAEMAFTAAELGHEYLAVTDHSEGLKVAHGLDRVRREEQLAQIAALAGPLEPFRLLSGIEVDIGTDGVLDCPPDLLARLDVVVASVHSKLRMPAEAMTRRMLTAIRSGRVDVLGHCTGRMVTGGHGRVGEKGRPPSEFDADAVFAACVEFDVAVEINARPERLDPPRALLRRAVEAGCLFTLSTDAHAPGQLDWQPYGCARAEECGVPAERVVTTWEAQRVLDWTARRRAAHP; from the coding sequence GTGGACCCCGTGCAGGCGTTGCGGCGCACCGCGTTCCTGCTCGAACGCGAACGAGCCAGCAGTTTCCGGGTCCAGGCGTTCCGCGGGGCCGCCGCGGCCCTGCTGGCCCTGGACGCCGACGAGTTCGACGCGCGCCTGGCGGCCGGGACCCTCGCCGACCTCAAGGGCGTCGGGAAGGCGTCCGCCGAGATCGTCACCCAGGCCGCGGCCGGCGGCACCCCGGACCGGCTCGCGGCGCTGGAGGCCGCCGCCGGCCCGCTCGTGGAGGGCGGGGAGGGGTTGCGCGCGCAGCTGCGCGGGGACCTGCACGCGCACACCGACGCCAGCGACGGGGGCAGCCCGCTGGCCGAGATGGCGTTCACGGCCGCCGAGCTCGGTCACGAGTACCTCGCCGTCACCGACCACTCCGAGGGACTGAAGGTCGCGCACGGGCTGGACCGCGTGCGCCGGGAGGAGCAGCTCGCGCAGATCGCCGCCCTGGCCGGGCCGCTGGAACCCTTCCGCCTGCTGTCCGGCATCGAGGTCGACATCGGCACCGACGGCGTCCTGGACTGCCCGCCGGACCTGCTCGCCCGCCTGGACGTGGTCGTCGCCTCGGTGCACTCCAAGCTGCGGATGCCGGCCGAGGCCATGACGCGGCGGATGCTCACCGCGATCCGGTCCGGGCGGGTGGACGTCCTGGGGCACTGCACGGGGCGCATGGTCACGGGCGGCCACGGGCGCGTCGGGGAGAAGGGGCGCCCGCCCAGCGAGTTCGACGCCGACGCGGTGTTCGCGGCCTGCGTCGAGTTCGACGTCGCGGTGGAGATCAACGCCCGCCCCGAGCGCCTCGACCCGCCACGGGCGCTGCTGCGCCGGGCCGTCGAGGCGGGCTGCCTGTTCACGCTGTCCACCGACGCGCACGCGCCCGGGCAGCTCGACTGGCAGCCCTACGGGTGCGCGCGCGCCGAGGAGTGCGGGGTCCCGGCCGAGCGGGTCGTCACGACGTGGGAGGCGCAGCGGGTGCTGGACTGGACGGCGCGCCGGCGAGCTGCCCACCCGTGA
- a CDS encoding DNA topoisomerase IB → MPRLRRVSVSSPGFSRRRRGTGWTYLDTAGDPVVDPVVVARVDALAIPPAYTDVWICPYPNGHLQAVGTDDRGRRQYRYHEQWRRERDRAKHDRVLEVAARLPAARERVAALLATGGLTRERVLAAAFRLLDLGFFRVGGDGYAEENGSYGLATLRRDHVHRRGDDLVFSYVAKSGKDRVAVVHDPAVGDVVRALKRRRGGGDDLLVWKRAGRGGWHDVTADDVNGFLRELMGPDVSAKDFRTWHATVLAAVALAVSLPAAGTPTARRRAVARACAEVSEYLGNTPGVCRSSYVDPRVIDLFGDGVTIAPALEDLGAGGFGHPATHGAVERAVLDLLHTDPDAVTRSIARGRRPVVASDRLSVPGAGRAA, encoded by the coding sequence GTGCCCCGCCTGCGCCGCGTCTCGGTCTCCTCACCCGGTTTCTCCCGGCGCCGGCGCGGCACGGGCTGGACCTACCTCGACACCGCCGGCGACCCCGTCGTCGACCCCGTCGTCGTCGCCCGCGTCGACGCCCTGGCGATCCCGCCGGCCTACACCGACGTGTGGATCTGCCCGTACCCGAACGGCCACCTGCAGGCCGTCGGCACCGACGACCGCGGCCGGCGGCAGTACCGGTACCACGAGCAGTGGCGGCGCGAGCGGGACCGCGCCAAGCACGACCGCGTGCTGGAGGTCGCGGCGCGCCTGCCTGCGGCCCGCGAGCGCGTGGCCGCGCTCCTGGCCACCGGCGGCCTGACGCGCGAGCGGGTGCTGGCCGCGGCGTTCCGGCTCCTGGACCTGGGGTTCTTCCGCGTCGGCGGGGACGGCTACGCCGAGGAGAACGGCTCGTACGGCCTGGCGACGCTGCGGCGCGACCACGTCCACCGGCGCGGGGACGACCTGGTGTTCTCCTACGTCGCCAAGTCCGGCAAGGACCGCGTCGCGGTGGTCCACGACCCCGCGGTCGGCGACGTCGTGCGCGCCCTGAAGCGCCGGCGCGGGGGCGGGGACGACCTGCTCGTGTGGAAGCGGGCCGGCCGCGGGGGCTGGCACGACGTGACGGCCGACGACGTGAACGGGTTCCTGCGCGAGCTGATGGGTCCCGACGTCAGCGCGAAGGACTTCCGCACGTGGCACGCGACGGTGCTGGCGGCCGTGGCGCTCGCGGTGTCGCTGCCCGCGGCCGGGACGCCGACCGCCCGCCGGCGCGCGGTGGCGCGGGCCTGCGCGGAGGTCTCGGAGTACCTGGGCAACACCCCGGGCGTGTGCCGCAGCAGCTACGTCGACCCGCGGGTGATCGACCTGTTCGGCGACGGGGTGACGATCGCACCCGCCCTGGAGGACCTCGGCGCCGGTGGCTTCGGCCACCCCGCCACCCACGGCGCCGTCGAGCGGGCCGTGCTGGACCTGCTGCACACCGACCCCGACGCGGTCACGCGCTCGATCGCCCGTGGCCGGCGTCCCGTCGTGGCCTCGGACCGGTTGTCGGTGCCGGGGGCCGGCCGGGCGGCCTGA